A genome region from Paradevosia shaoguanensis includes the following:
- a CDS encoding DUF4164 family protein: protein MGDTTLEDGYESASARLDRAVGRLEASVRSLNGRMRALNRIEADTQQLVRERAKLAGELDKASAKAKRLDDSAHEVSRRLVDAMETVREVLTK, encoded by the coding sequence ATGGGCGATACAACCCTTGAAGACGGCTATGAAAGTGCGTCGGCGCGGCTCGATCGGGCCGTGGGACGACTGGAAGCCAGTGTGCGCAGCCTCAATGGTCGCATGCGCGCGCTCAATCGCATCGAGGCAGATACCCAGCAACTCGTGCGCGAGCGCGCCAAGCTCGCCGGCGAATTGGACAAGGCATCGGCCAAGGCCAAGCGGCTCGACGACAGTGCGCACGAAGTGTCGCGGCGGCTGGTGGATGCCATGGAAACGGTGCGGGAAGTCCTGACCAAGTGA
- a CDS encoding cell division protein ZapA codes for MPEVNVEINGRKYRMACEEGQEPHLIGLADRFNRSIDNLKNAFGEIGDNRLTVMAGIAALDELEEAEKRIDALQKEVAELTHTAQHIAQDAQELESRFAKKLSETARKVEAIATAIDETGQTPA; via the coding sequence ATGCCCGAAGTCAATGTAGAGATCAACGGTCGCAAGTACCGGATGGCCTGCGAGGAAGGGCAGGAGCCTCACCTCATCGGGCTGGCCGATCGCTTCAACCGTTCGATCGACAACCTCAAGAACGCCTTCGGCGAAATCGGCGACAACCGCCTGACCGTCATGGCCGGCATTGCCGCGCTTGACGAGCTCGAGGAAGCTGAAAAGCGCATCGACGCGCTCCAGAAGGAAGTGGCGGAGCTGACCCACACGGCCCAGCACATCGCGCAGGATGCGCAGGAACTGGAATCGCGCTTCGCCAAGAAGCTGTCCGAGACGGCGCGCAAGGTCGAGGCGATCGCCACCGCGATTGACGAAACGGGGCAAACTCCCGCCTGA
- a CDS encoding lytic transglycosylase domain-containing protein produces MRVRLFGVMVLAGLLASAIPASSGAVALETRPARYCHTLTKDDGRERDICIAADTFNADVCKAIEAYANTWHLPKGYLARLIWQESRFDPLAVSPAGAEGIAQFMPGTGRIRGVANAFDPAEALARSAEYLSFLNRRFGNLGLAAAAYNAGEGALERITGSGGYVPYETRDYVAIITGHPVERWLTGEVESVDYALSKDKSFADACLQMAEARPMPRLLPQSAQWRPWGVLIWQDFSADKAQSIFDRVRTRHADLIGEEQLLLLKVRNPNFGRRLRYSAMIGRDSQKEAAALCAKLTAAGANCLVQRNSR; encoded by the coding sequence ATGAGAGTGCGGCTTTTCGGCGTAATGGTGCTTGCGGGTCTCCTGGCTTCCGCAATTCCCGCTTCCAGCGGGGCCGTCGCGCTCGAAACCAGGCCTGCGCGCTATTGCCATACCCTCACCAAGGATGACGGGCGCGAGCGTGACATCTGCATCGCGGCCGACACCTTCAACGCCGATGTCTGCAAGGCCATCGAGGCCTATGCCAATACCTGGCATCTGCCCAAGGGCTACCTTGCCCGCCTCATCTGGCAGGAGAGCCGCTTCGATCCTCTGGCGGTGAGCCCGGCCGGCGCGGAAGGCATCGCCCAGTTCATGCCGGGCACCGGCCGCATCCGCGGCGTCGCCAACGCCTTTGATCCCGCCGAAGCCTTGGCCCGCTCGGCCGAATATCTGAGTTTCCTCAACCGCCGCTTTGGCAATCTCGGGTTGGCGGCAGCTGCCTATAACGCCGGCGAAGGCGCCCTGGAGCGGATCACCGGTAGCGGCGGCTACGTACCCTACGAAACCCGCGACTACGTCGCCATCATCACCGGCCACCCGGTCGAGCGGTGGCTGACGGGCGAGGTGGAGAGCGTCGACTATGCCCTGAGCAAGGACAAGTCCTTCGCCGATGCCTGCCTGCAAATGGCCGAAGCCCGCCCCATGCCGCGCCTCCTGCCGCAAAGCGCGCAATGGCGCCCCTGGGGCGTGCTGATCTGGCAGGATTTCTCCGCCGACAAGGCCCAATCGATCTTCGATCGCGTCCGTACCCGCCATGCCGACCTCATCGGCGAGGAGCAATTGCTACTGCTCAAGGTGCGGAACCCGAACTTCGGCCGGCGGCTGCGCTATTCGGCAATGATCGGTCGGGACAGCCAGAAGGAAGCCGCCGCGCTTTGCGCGAAGCTGACTGCGGCCGGAGCGAATTGTCTGGTGCAGAGGAATAGCCGTTAG
- a CDS encoding Na+/H+ antiporter gives MFSQLLIVVIGAIAISIFAERRGIQAPLLIVALGLIASYIPGLPRLELEPEVILTIVLPPLLFSAANEFSFTSFVRRLGSIVNLGVILVVVTTFAVGWIAFSVGPLLSLPAALVLGAVISPPDAVSAVAIARQLHLPGRLMTVLKGESLINDAAALTLFSLTTAAVTGAHLATDNVALFFLYRAVVGAIFGVALGALVHRIRSSVSSSSLATVLTVIVPFAAYRVAEELGASGVIAVVAAGFSLGYNAAEADYSERIQEREFWKTINALLDAFVFAYIGLQLRFVVEDTIAAGYDFWQVFALSSLVLLAVIAVRIAWVVSSGYLSHLRDTRIRARPPRGGTRRRLPPEPFTWKENLVVGWCGMRGVVTLAAAAGIPYVTLAGAPFPERPVIQTVAFLVTIGTLLLQGLTLPYLIKRLDLVDPNEARETKRQLALSREISHKAAHEVIDRFAALHTSEEGRKIAQIMIERMRLENTQAKVAKSHMRGPAMIELGQEVLMARRAALIAARDARQLDDEFLRETLEQLDLQQAVLDNWARNEAEGPI, from the coding sequence ATGTTCTCCCAGCTCCTGATCGTCGTTATCGGCGCCATCGCCATCTCGATCTTTGCCGAACGCCGGGGCATCCAGGCCCCTCTCCTCATTGTCGCGCTCGGCCTCATAGCGTCCTACATCCCCGGCCTGCCGCGGCTGGAACTCGAGCCGGAAGTCATCCTAACCATCGTGCTGCCGCCCCTCCTCTTTTCTGCGGCCAACGAATTTTCATTCACGAGCTTCGTCAGGCGACTGGGCTCGATCGTCAATCTGGGCGTGATCCTTGTCGTGGTGACGACCTTTGCGGTCGGCTGGATCGCATTCAGCGTCGGCCCCCTGCTCTCGCTGCCGGCCGCGCTCGTGCTCGGCGCCGTGATCTCCCCGCCCGACGCGGTCAGTGCCGTGGCCATCGCCCGCCAGCTTCACCTGCCGGGCCGGCTCATGACGGTGCTCAAGGGTGAAAGCCTCATCAATGACGCGGCGGCGCTGACCCTCTTCAGCCTCACCACGGCTGCCGTCACCGGTGCGCACCTGGCCACCGACAATGTCGCGCTCTTCTTCCTCTACCGCGCCGTTGTCGGCGCGATCTTCGGCGTGGCGCTCGGCGCGCTCGTCCACCGCATCCGCTCATCGGTCAGTAGTTCTTCACTGGCTACAGTACTCACCGTCATTGTGCCGTTCGCCGCCTATCGAGTGGCTGAGGAACTGGGAGCGTCGGGTGTCATTGCCGTGGTTGCTGCCGGCTTTTCGCTCGGATACAACGCCGCCGAGGCTGATTATTCCGAACGCATCCAGGAACGCGAGTTCTGGAAGACCATCAATGCGCTACTCGACGCGTTCGTGTTTGCCTATATCGGCCTGCAACTGCGCTTCGTGGTCGAGGACACCATCGCCGCGGGCTATGATTTCTGGCAGGTCTTCGCGCTCTCGAGCCTCGTGTTGCTAGCGGTGATCGCCGTGCGTATCGCCTGGGTGGTTAGTAGCGGGTACCTTTCGCATCTGCGCGACACTAGAATTCGCGCCAGGCCGCCGCGTGGTGGCACCCGTCGCCGCCTGCCGCCCGAGCCCTTCACTTGGAAGGAGAACCTTGTCGTCGGTTGGTGTGGCATGCGCGGCGTTGTAACGCTCGCCGCCGCCGCCGGTATTCCCTATGTGACGCTGGCAGGCGCTCCCTTCCCGGAGCGCCCGGTGATCCAAACCGTCGCCTTCCTCGTCACCATCGGCACCCTGCTCCTCCAGGGCCTGACACTCCCCTATCTCATCAAGCGGCTCGACCTCGTCGATCCAAACGAGGCCCGTGAAACCAAGCGGCAACTGGCACTTTCGCGCGAAATCAGCCACAAGGCTGCGCACGAGGTCATCGACCGCTTTGCTGCGCTTCATACCTCGGAGGAGGGCCGCAAGATCGCTCAGATCATGATAGAGCGCATGCGGCTTGAGAATACTCAGGCCAAGGTTGCCAAGAGCCACATGCGTGGGCCGGCCATGATCGAACTGGGCCAGGAGGTGCTGATGGCCCGCCGCGCCGCGCTTATCGCCGCGCGTGATGCCCGCCAGCTCGACGACGAATTCCTGCGCGAAACGCTCGAACAGCTCGACCTGCAGCAGGCCGTGCTCGACAACTGGGCGCGCAATGAGGCGGAAGGGCCGATCTGA
- a CDS encoding 5-formyltetrahydrofolate cyclo-ligase, protein MTDETIEEAKASLRSKAHVQRAAIGHDVRVDAGKAVAAHFFEGIVLDPGAVVAAYWPIRDELDCQPIILRLMDSGQPVCLPVVLGDELPLELRLWQDGSPLYEAGFGTLAPEESAPKVEPDVILMPLLGFDKHGTRLGYGGGYYDRTLAAMNKRPKLIGLAFAAQEYPEIPRQEHDVPLDAVVTENGVRLFGAQDNR, encoded by the coding sequence ATGACCGACGAGACAATCGAAGAGGCGAAGGCCAGCTTGCGCAGCAAGGCCCATGTCCAGCGGGCTGCAATCGGACACGATGTGCGCGTCGATGCAGGCAAGGCCGTGGCGGCGCACTTCTTCGAAGGTATCGTTCTCGATCCTGGCGCCGTGGTGGCGGCTTATTGGCCGATCCGCGACGAGCTGGATTGCCAGCCCATCATCCTCCGCCTCATGGATAGCGGCCAACCGGTCTGCCTGCCGGTGGTGCTCGGCGACGAGCTGCCGCTCGAGCTGCGTCTCTGGCAGGACGGTTCCCCCCTCTACGAGGCCGGTTTCGGCACGCTGGCGCCCGAAGAGAGCGCGCCCAAGGTCGAGCCGGACGTGATCCTCATGCCGCTGCTTGGCTTCGACAAGCACGGCACGCGGCTGGGCTATGGCGGGGGCTATTACGATCGCACCCTGGCGGCGATGAACAAGAGGCCCAAGCTGATCGGGCTTGCTTTCGCCGCCCAGGAATATCCCGAAATTCCGCGCCAAGAGCACGACGTGCCGCTCGATGCCGTCGTCACCGAGAATGGCGTCCGCCTGTTTGGAGCCCAAGACAACCGATGA